DNA sequence from the Acinonyx jubatus isolate Ajub_Pintada_27869175 chromosome A3, VMU_Ajub_asm_v1.0, whole genome shotgun sequence genome:
tccccggccCAGCCTGCCTGGTCGGCGTCTGGCCCCAGGCGTGCGCGCACGCGTGCCCGCCTGTGTGCGCGCGCCCGAGCCAGCCTCGGACCCGCGCCCCCACCCGGCGCAGGACCGCCCCGGGATCCCCGACCGCGCGCCGCGTCCCACgtcccccgccgccgccgccgccgggccgCCAGCCCTGCACCCCGGCGCGCAGTGCAAGAAGATGGCGGGATCCGTGGCCGACAGCGATGCCGCGGTGGTGAGTGCGGAGGGGTGCACGCGAGGCGCCCCCTTCCCGCGGCCCCGCACGCCGCCGCCTGCTCAGCCTGGCTGCGGCGGAGAGGTGGCTGAGGCCCAGCCCGGCGCCCCCCGCGTGGGAAGGCGCCGGGTACCTGTTAGCGAGCGCCGGCTGTGAGAGGCAGGCCTGGGGGGCAGGCGGGGCGCCCCGGGTGCAGCCGAGGGAGCGTGCGTGGGGGCGGACGGCGGCATGGGGGTGACCGACAGCCCCCTCGATGCCGTGCAGCCGGCGGCCAGGTGTGTGCACGTTGCACGTGTGAGTGTgcgcgtgtgtgagtgtgtctggGGCGCgcgccccgccgccgcctccgACGTCCCGGGGATTCCCCCTTGGAAATGGGTCTGGCCCGGGGGCTCCCGAGAGAAGTTGAGCGCGGCCCTGCACTCCAGCCACGTCCTTCGGGACAGGCCTGGGCGACAGCGGGTCCAGAGGCGTTTGCATTTAAAGAGGGGCCTGTCCTCCACCGACGCGGGGCTCTGGCTCCCCGGTGTGCCTCGACCTGGATTTTGATCCAGATCTGAAGGTCTGGGGATCTTCAGAAGCTTAGCTACCAGGTGGAAAGGACGGGTTTTGTTCCGGGGCTTTCTGCGGCTATTCAATGGGCTGTGAGGTGGCAGCATCTGCAGACGCTGCCTGTGTCCTGCCAAGGCTGCTGGATTCAGCCAGACCCCTGTAGgttcttccccaccccttccccttcccctctcccgcccccacccccaaaactaGAGCCTTTGGAAAGCCAATCTGTGTGCTTCTATTTTTAGAAACTAGATGATGGGCATTTAAACAACTCTTTGGGCTCTCCAGTTCAAGCCGACGTGTACTTCCCACGACTGGTAAGTGATTTAGTTCTGTGCTCTGTGTCTCCGCCTGTACCCATTTTCTTTCTAACTGCATTTTCTAATGAGTCAGGTCCCCAGGATCTGAGGGCTTGGCTCTTCCCCTACAGGCTGTAAACTTCCTGCTTCTCCTGTCATCCTTTGCAGATAGTTCCATTTTGTGGGCACATTAAAGGTGGCATGAGACCAGGCAAGAAGGTGTTGGTGATGGGCATCGTAGACCTCAACCCAGAGAGGTAAGACAGAGAGTCCTTGTCACGGGAAGGCTTATCAGGGAGTTACAAGGCGGCGCCCACTCTTGTTGTGGTTTattgcccctcctcctctccctgtggCCAGTGTTGCTAGTTAGAAGCGCCAAGAAAGTACCATGTTCccatgaaaagaatgtgtatgaaTCCTAGCCATCATTTGTCCAGACAGCTATTTATATCAGAGATTATAAATATAGGCCCACATCATTTTCTCTTTGACCCTTAGGGAGgccaaaggatttttttctaaggGTTTTTAAACATGGTGCTTAGAGCAAGATCTGTCAATGTAAATGGCAAGCAGACTTTACAAGATATTATTCCCCTGGTCAATTTCTGGGGCTGCTTCTGAGAATTCTGAAATGGATTAAGGTACAGATGTGTGGGTGGTTTGAAGTATCTGACGTCCCTAATATCAGTCCTTTTGCAAAGCCTCCTTTAGGTATCAAAACGCCTGGCTTGATTGTAATCCTCCTTCTCCATACGTAGCCCAATTCCCTGTGTAAAAAGTGGCCCATTAAAAGCAAACACACCGTGAGAAGAAGGAGCAAGTATGGGGGCCTGGGTCATTGACAAGTGTTGTCATGGCCAACCCTGATTAACGAGGTAATTTTCTGTTCAGCTTTGCCATCAGCTTGACCTGTGGTGACTCTGAAGACCCTCCCGCCGACGTGGCAATTGAACTCAAAGCTGTGTTCACAGACCGGCAGCTACTCAGAAATTCTTGTATATCTGGGGAAAGAGGTGAAGAACAGTCAGCAATCCCTTACTTTCCATTCATCCCAGACCAGCCATTCAGGGTGAGTACCTCGAGTGCCTCAATTCTAACTGCTGGCAGGGTGATGATGCTGTTCTCCGGCAGTGTATGCCAAGAAGGCTTTAAGCAGCCAGAATTTTTGCATGTCCAGGAAATTTGTCACCTGACGgcgaaaaaaagaaaaaaagatcaaaagagCTCTGTTTGCTGATAGGAATTAATACCATACTAGCTCTTGGCTCTATTTAGCTAGTACATTTAGTAAATAAACCCATGTCTGGATTGCTAAGAACAAATACTTTTCTGTGTAGTACTCAACCTAGTACTGGGAACGTAATCTATACTGGCCCCGAAACACctgattaataaataataataagtgCTAGAATTTTCCTCAACCTGTAAGGAGCAGTAAGCCTTATTGGTTGTGACCTTTTAAAGAATATAGTGATGatcttttcattgtttcttgTTGCTTTTGCCTGTACGGCCTGGTCCTGTTTCTGCCTCTGGGTTAAGTAGCCTCAGTGTGTTTTATTGCCACAGGCTGTGTGGCTGACAGACTCCTTCTCTTGGGCCTAGATGAGTATAAATTGGCTCTCCACTATCTTGTGGGCAGGAAGCACAGCCCAAACTTCCCATCCAACCAAGCAATATGAGTAGCACCTTCCTCTATGAAGGCCAATGCCAAGAGATACAAGTAGTGTGGGTAATGTGTTAGGAAAGGATTTACTGAACTATTAGTCCTGGTGATGAAGTTGTCTGCATTACACCTTGTTAATATACATCACAATAATGACAACTCAGTTAAAAGCTCCCTGTTGCATATAAGCCTACTAAAAGCACAGCTATCCTTAACCTGTTGCTCTTCATCTAGAAATTTACAAGGGCCTTATAAAGAAGTAGTGGGAGGAATAAGAATCCACGACGTCTACATCAGTGATATAATCGAGATTGTTGTTCTCATCGTAGCCTGGGGAAGGCACCCCTGTCCATGTCCCATGCCCTCCCCCTTCTCTAGAATGGTAATGACCCCTTAGACTCCTCTTGACtgtgacagtttttttttcttcctttttttgtttttttttgactGTGACACTTTCTCAATGATGAATCTTAATGCGTAGCTCATGAGTATGAGTAACCAGAGCTTCTGACAGCCAAGAATATAATGCTCCCCAACAACCAAATTGAAATGAAATCAGCCCTTCTGGGTGATACAGTTTTAGtaataatatgtattaaatgtgACTAATATCACATATAAAGTCTCTTCTTGCATGGGAGCCACCAGTGCTTTTAATGAATACATAGTACAGAACCAATGATTAAAATGTATGGTGAATTActtgaggaaaagaggaagaaaaagcttTTGCCATATGGAATCAGCATTTCTGTTTAGCTTAACAAAGCCTTGTTAATTACACATGGTCCAGGGTTAATTACCTCCTCTCTGCTGTAGTGTTTACCATGTTTGAGTGTCTAGACTGTTATTACATGCTACTAAGGGGGTTCCGGTTCTGCTTTGTTAGGGTCTTCTCTGAGGGTAGGACAGAATTGTGCAGGAGAtggaggcacctaggtggcttcatcagttaagcatccgacttcagctcaggtcatgatcgcacagttcatgagtttgagcccctcattgagctctctgctgtctcaacgaagagcctgcttcagatcctctgtctccctctctctctctgcccctccctctcttgctcacgctctctcaaaaataaatatttttttttttaaaaaaaattgttcagggGATGACAGTGGAGACATTATGtgtcatataaataaatgtatgctaCTTTATGTCCCTTTCTGGAGTacgaggagaagggagaaattaAAGCATGAATAAATCTTTAAAGGATATTGAATAGTATAGAGCAATGGTTCACAAAGTGTGTTCCTCATTCCAGCCATGCCCGCATCGTGTTGGAACTTgatggaaatgcagattcttagaTCTTACCCTCGACCTACTAAATGGATAATTTGGGGGGtggagcccagcaatctgtgtcgTAACAAGCCTTCTGTATGAGTCTAGTACACCCcgatgtttgagaaccactgaagaTGGTGCCTTTCTCTAAaatgaagtattatttatttgttttccccaGCAGGGTTCAGTGAAATTGTGAATTGAGATagatgatgatttaaaaaaaaaaaagagagagacatagatgatgattttgtttcttccagGTGGAAATTCTTTGTGAGCACCCACGTTTCAGAGTGTTTGTGGATGGACACCAACTTTTTGATTTTTACCACCGCATTCAAACGTTATCTGCAATCGACACCATAAAGATAAACGGGGACCTCCAGATCACTAAGCTTGGCTGACACTGTTGAAACCACCTCCGTTTCAAATAGGATCAGGTGCCACGACTATCTGACTGTCGGTCTGGAAGAAGTGTCCTAGCAAGATCTggagacttaaaaagaaaacaaaaacaaaaaagcaagcttccctgtctcttctttctgtgCAGTTTAGACCCAAAATGACAACTTCAGACTGTGGTTTGCCCTTAGGAAGCCGTCAGAACAAAGACACCGAGCCATTATTTCCAGAACCAAGTAATACATTTATGCTGGATTTTATTCAGACTAAACGGACATGGATTTGTGATAATTTGTGATTTGGTAGCAagttattcatcttttcaaaacaaGGTGATACTTAGAAACAAAAGTGCTAAAGACCTaaaacaacaccaccaccaacaaagaCGGTACACCGAAATCAACTCATTTCTGCACTGAAGTGGGATCGTGTAGCACAACCAACATTTTAGTCAGGGTATTTACATAGAATGTAGGTTGTTCGaggtttggttggttttgtttttttggttttttcttcttctttttttttttgtttgtttttgcacaaCATAATTGTTAATTCAGATTTTGAAAGCTTTCTCggagttatttatttatactcaGTGTATGTATTAGGGAATGATTAATGTCTCAAAAACAAGTTATGAACTTTTGAATGTACAAATATCTTAGGTCCAAAGGGGAAAATTACATATTACAATCATGAAAGAATTGTATCTTCCATACCCCTAAACTTAGGATCTCTTGATATAAATTGCTGTAAGTGCTTTTGGGAAAACTTGGCAACATTTCGATAAAACTGCTTTTCAAGTAATCGATGATTACATGAATTCTATTTACAGGACTTTTTCTCCTTACTGTGAATTAGCACAGTATTGGCTTCCTTAAGACTAATTAACTACTTTTTCCTAGGTCTTTATAACAGCTCATTAAGTTGTTATTAAACTGATTGAAAACATATAACAGATGATTGCatagacaatttttaaaataactgttatataaacttttaaaagtatactaTGAAAATGATTCTGGAATGCAATGTAAAGCAGAAGCAAGTGGCCCCAAATAACTTACTTGGAAGTAATTTATATCAACTTAAGCTGTTAGCTCATTGTATTACTTTTATCATGTGACCCTCGCCAATGTCCGTAAGCAATGCCTTTGGAACTTCAGAGGAGAGTATGCTTCCCGCTGTGTTGGCTGTGCTGAGACATTAGGATAAGAGGGGATCCGGATTAGGAAATGATCCAGTTAGTTTATCTGGAAGGTTAACTCCCAGAACTCCAGGTCTCTTGAGCCCAGCCAATAGTATGAATGCTTCCACTTAAGCTGGAAGAGTTTCCGTGCACTTGTGGAACTGATCCATCCGACAGCAGAGCGTCATCAGGAGGAGCCTGCAGTACTGTAAATGTCACCACGCGGCAAGGGATGGTCGGAGTCCTGGGCACTGGACGTCACAAAGTGCATTGGCCCTGGAGAGAAGGACCCCTGGCATTGCTTTGGTCAGGTAGTGGGGAGGACTGAgggatgctggggtgggggtgtatttatatataatttaggttttgtttgtatAGCATACTGCATCATGTTATGACACGTCCTTGCCCTGCTTTGCTTTGGAGTTTTTTTTACACAACATGCAGAGACACGGAAGTGGCCACGTCATTTTCACGTGTCGAGAATGTAGACAGTGTTTCAGTACCAAAGTCTTAAGAAAAAGCAACctaaaattgtgaattttttaTAGGTGATGTATTTGGGTTCTTCTCAACTTTGAAACTGTTTAGCACAGTTCCACTGTGTTCTAGAAGAAGATACTTTATCCAACGAGACTGGCTGAGCATTGAAAAGCTTTATGTACCAGCTGACTTAATCAGCCATATTCAGCCAAGAGGGCTGTTCTGTGGCTCCCGGTATTTTCAAGCCTGTGATTAACTTCTTGTGGCTTCTCAAGCCACTAGATTTTGAGGAGTGTTTGTACAGGCATTTAGAGGGCACCCTGAACTGTATTTGTAGGGGTTTTGGTGGAAGACCCCCACGGGAGGTTTCCTTTGAGTGGCTGTCCATCCCCACGCACTGCATAATTCAGCAGAAACCAGAGGAGCTGGGTGTGTTGATTGGAAATGACACTGTTCTCTCTACCTATCGGCTAACTGCTTATCGGCCAAGCCCTTACGCAGCTTAGTGTGAAGATACACTGTTAacccttcctttctctgggagGCCAGTGGGAACCTCTTGGTTAAGCCTGTTGGAATTAATCTAAATGACGTGATGGTTTGATTCAGGTATAACGAAATTAGCAGGGGGGCTGTGTTAATCATTAGCTGGAAACTGGAAACAGTGTTCTTGCCTCTCATTGGCATGTGAGGTATAAGGTGGGAATTCAGGGTGGAAAGTGCAATTTAATAAAGCTTCACAGGAGAGCATTTGGGTGTGTAAGGAGTTATTTCTGACCAGAGCCTAATTTTGCAATATGACCAAAACCAAGGAATATAAATAACAGTCAGGCTCTGGGGGAACGAAAGGCAGGCTTTAGACAATCTGTCCATTTCTGCATCaaaattgaattgaatgtgtatatctacttaaaaattaatagaagtgACTTCTGCTTTTTGGGCTGTCCCAGAATTGtctgaaaaatactatttttttaaaatttgaaacccCGTTTCGAATCTTGCCAACCTCAGTTCAAATCCCCTAAGAGATCACTCTTGGAATTGATGGTGACTTGTTAAAATGGCAAATCCTTTCGTTtgtactaaaaaatatatatatccaaaaagagggagggagccctgTGGCCTTGAGAGAAACAGCCTTGGCATTTTCCGGCATTAATGTAGAAATAATGTTCTTATGATCACATATTTTCAAGGAAACACTTTCTTATTTACTGCGTGGTGTAAAATGTTGCTAAATGTGTTCTTACATTATTATGTCACTGCTGAAAGTTATTTGCACTATAATAAAGGAATTTTCTACAAAGCGGTTTCTGGTTTGTAACATGCTAAATTTGGCACCAGATATGATGTACTTAGTATAAACCAAACGGTATTAACAGTGTTCCCTCACTTTAATATATGCTCCAAGACCACTTGTTCACATGTTTCCCACTTTGATAAACTGATCAAGGGAAGGAAAGTGCCTCGGAGACCTAATGAGTTTATGTTGTGTGTacaatgggttttctttttaagtataatttatatacagtaaattCACTTTGATGTACAATTCCACGGGTTCTAACTCATGCATAGATTCCTGTTAACCACCACCTCAACCAGGATACAGAATTGttccatcaccccccaaaattCCCTTGTGCTATCCTTTTATAGTTAAATTTGTCCCTCACTCCTAACCCCTAATCAGGCAACCACTGTTCCATGTCCcctctctatagttttgccttttcctgagTGTCCTAGAAAGAAAATCATGCAGTACGTAATCTTTTGAGGTGGTTTTTTCCCATTTGcgtaatgcatttgagattcatgtagtgtgtgtatcaatagtttttATCGCTCAGTAGTGTTCTGTTGTATAGATGtaccaatttctttatccatctacCTGTTAAGGATGCAGTGGGTTCTTAATAAATCATTACATATAATCTTAGCACAGTATATATACAAAAGCAAGACTGAATATCCGTATCTTCTCTTTCCTGTGGTTTGAATGATTAGGAAGGAAACTTGATTCCTTGGCTATTCTGCCTACAAATAAAACTATAGCTTATAGAAGTTTGCTTCAGTTCGGGAGGTGAGCAGACATATTTACTCACATGCTGGTTCTAGGATCCTACTTACGccttaaatgtttttgttaatcccttttttccatttttatttttcgaAGATGCAAAGTTATGAGGCATGATTCTGTCACAGCTTTTGCAGTTAAGTATAGGCAGGGAGGCACCTATATGCGCACCTGTTAAGGTGGGGACAGTTTGCTGACACTATTGGACAGAGATGGGGGAACTTCCGTGCCCCACAGCCTCGCTAGAAAGATCCCTTTTGAAATATGACATTATACTTGCTTTGTGACAGCATTGTGGATTAGATGGTGTGGAAGACAGCTATAATTGGAGCCTCCAAGTGCCTCAAACACTGAAGGTCTTCACTCAtgcaacaggtatttattgagctgTGCCAGTTGCTGTTCTAGGCACTCAGACAATACATCAGTGAGTAAAACTGACGATGGTCTCTGGTGGGTTTAAACTTCAGTGTGCTTAAGAATCACCCAGAAAGCCCGCTTAAAGGCGCAAGCCCAGCCTCATTCCGGAAGATTGTTTCAAAAGATCTGGAGTTGGTCCCAAGAGTTTGTATTTTTGGGAAACATCCTGGATCCCAAATTAAGGAGCTCTGCCTTGGTGAATTCCATACACATTCACCTAATCAAACTGTCAGATTCTATGGGGCTGTGATACTCTGATCTGTGCATATCTTCCTGTGAAAATTGCATTTCGACGCAGGGACATCCTTGCACTCCCCCAAAAAATCATGCAACTGTCATTACAGCTCTATAGCTGTGTGCCAACATCCCTGGTTTAACCTCCTCCTCTCCTCATTCTATCCCTACCTCAAATATAAGACACTGAAGTAAAAGAAAGTGCCTTTCAACCAAGTTTTATAGAAATCTTCCTTATTTGGATTGACTTTGGACCTCAGGAGGACCTGACACCTGTTTTAAACAGTGGATGCTCTGAGAAAGATTGAGGTTCTGGGGGAAGCCTGCCTTCCTGATTGGTAACTATTTCAATCAGTTACTCGTTGGAGAATTGTCAGGGTGGGACCCAATCGTTACTCTGAGACAAATAACACAGAGTGACGTATAACTTGTAAAGAGGTCAGAGGGCAAGTAGTAATGGCCCAAATGAGCTGTTCCTGGCATTTTGGAAATGAATTTAGAGTCTTCCTTTCACAAGAAAATGCTGCAACACTGCGTGCATGCCTTGCTTACTAACCACCATGTTAATTTCACAATGATgcctccctaaaaaaaaaaaaaaaaaaaaagtctcctgcACAAGGCCAAGAACCGCCTTGCAAGACAAACactaaataattaattaaaatgggtTTATACAGATGCCAAAACAATACTCAACCAAGacagaaggggaagaaatagCCACTGACGCTTTCTCTTGCTTTGATGCACCTTCCATCTCCCAGGGAAAGATGGTGACCAGGTGAGCAAAGTCTTACAGAAGTAAGGAGACATCGTTCTTTGAAAGGGCAACAGACTGTCCCTAAATAATAGGCCCTGGgaagcagccagccagccatgaGCCTTGGGGACGATGTGAGGTTTGGGGGGCCTTCCAAGGTTTCATGAGTAAGGATGATAGCAAATGTTTGCTAATGACCCCAGCAACTCCCTCTCTGTCAGTATTCTGTCATTAATTCTAAAACGATAGACGAAAATAATCAAAGCTCACCTAAACAGCTGGTCTGGGAACAGGAGGGAGAAGCAGTGAGTCTGTGGTGAGAGGTGAGAATGGGGCACCCCTGCCTCAGGGATTCCTTGTGTAAGCTTAGGTAGGcactttatttattcactttttttgaaagagggggaaaaatgttttaattgttgAAATACGTTAATAAATTGAGTAATCTGCATGGCAGCACTAAGTGCTAGATGCAGTTACCATCCCATTAAGAACTTTCCAAATATCATACTAACGATCAGTCACCAGTTCAAGTGGGCACTTTAAACTTCCTGCTTCACTTTGCCTCCTGTGAGAAACGGAAATCATGACACTGTATCATCATTGTATCGTCATGTTTGGAGAGCCAGAGGTAATAGCAGTTGGGGCAGGAGTAAAACATTTGTCACGATTGATAAAGCCAGAGTGAAACTAATCATGATACCAACTCCTTGTAGCAGTCCTCCACAACGTtgtaaaacagtaagaaaacctCCAGTGTTTGAGGCTGTGTCTAATCCCTTGGAATAGGCTTTTAATACTGTCTCAttgaagtctattttatttaaaatctagcCAAagtcagagcgcctgggtggcgcagtcggttaagcgtccgacttcagccaggtcacgatctcgccgtccgggagttcgagccctgcgtcgggctctgggctgacggctcggagcctggagcctgtttccgattctgtgtctccctctctctctggccctcccccgttcatgctctggctctctctgtcccaaaaataaataaacgttgaaaaaaaaaaattaaaaaaaaaataaaatctagccAAAGTTAGCAGTGTGTTGGGCAATATTTAAAACGATGTTTGTAAAATACAATTAGAGATTTTTTTATGCTGAATTATTACATTTGTTCCAATATGAGAAGCATGGGTTTCTCCTAATGCagtaaaaataatctttagttcaacataaaatgatttttcatcTTACATTAAAAAGTGAATAAGGAAGACATGCACAAAAAAGATAAGGAACTACTGAAAACAGTTCTTTTAATGAGAATCTTCATGGAGTAGTGTGGTCTGTTACTCTAAGATGCTAATTCACCATTCATTTatcctacatttttaaaaaaatttttttatgtttatttatttttgagagggagagacagagcgtgagcagaggaggggcagagagagagggagacacagaatctgaagcaggctccaggctctgagctgtcagcacacagcccgatgcggggcttgaacccacaaaccatgagatcatgacctgagctgcagtcaggcacccaaccgactgagccacccaggtgccccatcctacatttttttttaacttgagagagagagagcacatgcacacaagtggggaggaggggcagagggggagaaagagagagagagagagagagagagagagagagagagagagagagacagaatcccaagcaggctccatgctcagcttggagccccatgaccctggaatcatgacctgagctgaaatcaagagttggatgctcagccaactgagccaccctggcacccttatcctacattttttaaatctttaaataaacaaaaaacccacacattaTGGAGAAGTCCAACTGAGGAGGTTGGAAAGAGACCTGTTCTCATAAGACTCTGATTAAAATCCAATATTGGGGTTACCTCACAGTTTGGGGTAGAAGGCAACTAACCttcattctctttgcttttgtaaGCAGTGTAAATTCCTGACTTGGGATTCCCCCTGGCAATCCTCAATAACTTTGAAATTAcgtaaatgctttttaaaaattcagcttgCTCAATTGAAAGGGCAAATACCTTTATACAGTTCACGCTCTTAAAGCACGTCTGTATAGTTACTCATGCCCATAGTTCTTCTCTCTCGTAAGGGAATCACTCATAACTGGATGCTAATGTAGTGAAGCTGGGATTAAATGGAGCACTTTTATATGAAGGCTCCGTGTTGGACACCGTGGGttataaaaagagataaaggacATATGTCGTCTACCTGGAAGAGTTTATGATCTAACTGGAAAGACAGGTCATGgacatataaaatacacataaagatGCACGTCAACAAATAGAGCCAGTCTGAGTGGGCAGAACATTACATGCTCTAGGAGTTCCAGGGGACAGGGCTTGCTAGGGTGACCCAGGGGTGGCATCTGGGTCCGGAAGACTTCAGCTGGGCTTCCAAGGGCCCGAATGCCCTTTGCACCTCCGTGCTACACCAACCCCCCCCGCATACATAATAACTTTGGGTTTGAGCTGAGGGGCCAGTGTTATGTCTCCCAAAGTTCAGTGATGTAGTTGAAATTCTGGCCTCCCAAAGCAAGTTCAAGGAggaatttgctatttttaaattacaaaacacaTGGGTCTCTGGTAGAGAGAAGACCTTCCTTTCAGAAGCCTCCAGCAAAGAAAGGGCTCCTTCCTAGAATATCTATGGAGAAATTATATCATAGATGCATTTCCAGTACTCAACTTCAGCCCCACCATTTGGcaccaaaatacaaaacaaagcaaaaagacaaaaccacCTTGTATAGAAAAGAACCATTAAATACTCCACCTGTCATCCCACTGGAAGAGCAAAGGGCCTGAGAGTGGGGATGTGACTCAGATGTGCCTTCCGTGATTGAGCTTCCTGGGCCTCACAGCTGAGCCCTCAAAGGTCCTCTAAGATCCCTGGGCCCATGTCTAAAGATACCATTGATCTTTCCTGTGCCTCGCTCCTAACCACCAACCAGATTCTCCTTCTGGTGCTCCGCCAGAGGAACAAAGACCTTCTCCATCACTGAACGAAGAACTGCATTGTTGAATTTACTGAGAACTAGCCTCCAAAGTGACCCCttcttaaaggatttttttcaagGGAAATTTTGTCCCTGAGCTTCCCATGCTGACTTTTGTACCTAACGACGTGTGACAGATTTCCACCGTTTAGCCCAAGTAAACAGTTTTCTTGTTTATACATGATAGCCAGCTTCTTGATAGCAGAATCCATTTTCTGAGCTCTGGTTCTAGACAGGGATGTCCAGTAAACTTTCTGGGGCATTGGAGAGATTCTGCAATCTGCattgtccaatacagtagccaccagccacacgtggctgttcagcacttaaaatgtggctagtgcctACCATACTGGACAGCGCACCTCTAGAACATCAGACTGTGCTGAGCTTATGCTCGGTCTAGACCCTCAGGGAATTTTGTAGGCGGCAGAACTTCCTGTTTGAATCTAAGCCGCACTCACCCTCAAATTCAGGAAAGTCTAGGCACTTTCTGAAGGCATATTCATATGACAGACCAAGGTGCCTCTGGGGAAGAACACACCGCAGAGAAAGAGTCCACAAGGCAGTTTGTTCCAGGAAGGCAGGCAAGCTTCCGGAGAAAGTGATAACTTTGCAGTCACTTCTGTGTTGTCCCTCACGCTGTCCCAGGCCCAAGTCAGTGGAGCTATACTTGAATCCTAGAACAAGGGGCTGCA
Encoded proteins:
- the LGALSL gene encoding galectin-related protein, producing the protein MAGSVADSDAAVKLDDGHLNNSLGSPVQADVYFPRLIVPFCGHIKGGMRPGKKVLVMGIVDLNPESFAISLTCGDSEDPPADVAIELKAVFTDRQLLRNSCISGERGEEQSAIPYFPFIPDQPFRVEILCEHPRFRVFVDGHQLFDFYHRIQTLSAIDTIKINGDLQITKLG